A window from Fusarium musae strain F31 chromosome 8, whole genome shotgun sequence encodes these proteins:
- a CDS encoding hypothetical protein (EggNog:ENOG41~MEROPS:MER0013421) → MRLPLLAASLLLLQASSAHAAGIDTHRAVPDLQNTDSNDNDATKRLFPFLSKLRDKAIETVFGRHPSKNTPRPIINQLRAQYLNQLVLRFNVTTSHEEGALADAAARLFLDVWAFTDDYVDIRLHADEVRPLLSLLPKTLHASHSILIPDLAAAVYKSLPIGGNPAYYDPKPAPPVLKVASSPGDNLFFQDYQSLPVVMRWMRLLEAMFPSYVKYINIGKSYEGRDIPALRVGIPNTAPDAPRRKTIMIMGGSHAREWISTSTVNYLAWSFITSYGKERMITKLLDEFDLVFLPIANPDGFEYTWHIDRLWRKTRQQTNLQFCRGLDLDRAYGYEWDGSQVQRDPCSESYGGEKPFQAVEAVHIADWARNQTWNNNVRFIGLIDLHSYSQQILYPYSYTCSVDPPNLENLEELAAGIAKSIRLSNGESYTVASACEGAVSAREFSGGRYWSRIESGGGSAVDWFYHEMRAHYSYQLKLRDTGSYGFLLPKEHIVPTGEEIFNAMKYYGDYLLGNNGIESVTEAEEDDKVEMHENQPVQDSEQNPTVGQELKRRRLRR, encoded by the coding sequence ATGAGGTTGCCCTTACTGGCAGCGAGTCTGTTGCTTCTGCAGGCCTCCAGCGCCCACGCCGCTGGCATCGATACACATCGTGCCGTTCCAGATTTACAGAATACCGACAGTAATGATAATGACGCAACCAAACGGCTCTTCCCTTTTCTTTCCAAACTTCGCGACAAAGCTATCGAGACCGTCTTCGGACGTCATCCGAGTAAAAACACCCCGCGGcccatcatcaatcaactaCGCGCGCAATACCTCAATCAGTTGGTCCTCCGCTTCAACGTCACTACCTCGCACGAAGAGGGAGCACTTGCCGATGCCGCCGCTCGACTATTTCTCGATGTCTGGGCTTTTACCGATGATTATGTCGACATCCGCCTACACGCTGACGAGGTTCGACCTCTGCTAAGCTTGCTTCCCAAGACACTACACGCATCGCACTCGATTCTGATTCCAGATTTGGCCGCCGCGGTCTATAAATCACTGCCTATTGGAGGAAACCCAGCTTATTACGATCCTAAGCCCGCGCCTCCGGTCCTGAAAGTCGCTTCTTCGCCAGGAGATAACCTCTTTTTCCAGGATTACCAGTCTCTGCCGGtcgtgatgagatggatgcgTCTCCTTGAGGCTATGTTTCCATCCTACGTCAAGTACATTAACATCGGCAAGTCGTACGAAGGCCGCGATATTCCTGCCCTGCGAGTGGGGATTCCGAACACAGCACCGGATGCGCCGAGGCGCAAAACAATCATGATCATGGGCGGCTCTCATGCTCGCGAATGGATCTCAACGAGCACTGTCAACTATCTGGCGTGGTCCTTCATCACTAGCTACGGCAAAGAACGGATGATCACAAAGCTATTAGACGAGTTCGACTTGGTCTTCCTGCCAATTGCGAACCCTGATGGTTTCGAGTATACCTGGCATATCGATCGGCTCTGGCGCAAAACACGACAACAGACTAACCTTCAGTTTTGCCGTGGACTAGACCTGGACCGAGCTTACGGGTACGAGTGGGATGGCTCACAGGTTCAACGGGACCCATGCTCTGAGAGTTATGGGGGGGAGAAGCCTTTTCAGGCCGTTGAAGCGGTGCACATTGCCGATTGGGCGCGGAACCAAACCTGGAACAACAATGTTCGATTTATCGGCTTGATTGATTTGCATTCGTACTCTCAGCAAATTCTGTATCCTTACTCTTACACTTGCTCCGTCGACCCTCCAAATTTGGAGAATTTGGAAGAGCTTGCCGCAGGTATTGCGAAGTCTATCCGTCTATCAAATGGCGAGTCGTACACTGTTGCATCAGCATGTGAGGGTGCGGTCTCAGCTCGCGAATTCAGCGGTGGTCGTTACTGGTCTCGCATCGAATCTGGCGGTGGATCGGCCGTCGACTGGTTCTATCACGAAATGCGAGCTCACTACAGCTACCAGCTCAAGCTTCGAGATACCGGCAGCTACGGCTTTCTGCTTCCCAAAGAACACATTGTTCCAACAGGAGAAGAGATATTCAATGCGATGAAGTATTACGGAGACTATCTCTTGGGTAACAATGGCATCGAGTCCGTTActgaggctgaagaggatgacaagGTGGAGATGCATGAAAATCAGCCAGTCCAAGATTCTGAGCAAAACCCAACCGTTGGACAGGAGTtaaagagaaggaggcttCGAAGGTGA
- a CDS encoding hypothetical protein (EggNog:ENOG41): MPQDPAAALSALLRQSSVEDHDEALKIANAALKANKNDVDSQHTRIIALLKLDRFDDALRAIADGSPALHARIALEHAYALYKTGKLNEATSVLQAFGLEKKRSLQHVAAQVAYRAERFDEACNIYSRLLDTDPADEENDISINLRAAFAQSSWLGYSVTDKISVQDSDGFELCYNAACAHIANGSLETAADLLQRASRLCDASDDLTDEDKQAEMRPILAQQAYVFAKLGKLREALDLYNSLSNAREEDSDLALIIGNNLVTLEPKDENPYLLERRFSALTAKARNAKLFQHQSDILRRNRLTVDLQILKGAGVKRRTDALLTEAKHPTTAAETSILSVLNAAASAQGTSGKHLLKNLQGLTQKRPHDVGLVLTIVQIQLHEGKVGSALSILESFLQRLERNETDDSQNARFSPGLIALTVTLLRAQGRESSAKAELVKAATYWQSRPASSAISLLEEAGIELMKSSNAQDLQLAGTSFQKLIDERKGSDIAAAGLVASFAPSSPSRVEKHLQNLPPVDSLIEGIDVTALLSAGVATAASKTGSSTLKRSAPSGPSEKTSKRRRKTRLPKNYVEGTRPDPERWLPLRDRSSYRPKGKKGKKKAVDSTQGGIVKEEETLELVGGGGVKVEKAPPPSKKKKKGRK; this comes from the exons ATGCCTCAAGACCCTGCTGCCGCCCTCAGCGCCTTATTGCGCCAATCCTCCGTCGAAGACCACGACGAGGCCCTCAAGATTGCCAACGCCGCCCTCAAGGCTAACAAGAACGATGTCGATAGCCAGCACACCCGTATCATCGCCTTGCTGAAGCTCGATCGATTCGACGATGCTTTGCGCGCCATTGCTGATGGCTCTCCCGCCCTCCACGCACGAATTGCCCTTGAACATGCCTATGCTCTCTACAAGACGGGAAAGCTTAACGAGGCCACTTCTGTCCTCCAGGCTTTCGGTctagagaagaagaggagtcTACAGCATGTTGCCGCACAAGTTGCTTACCGTGCCGAGCGCTTCGATGAGGCTTGCAACATATACAGCCGTCTACTCGACACCGATCCCGCAGATGAGGAGAACGATATCAGCATCAATCTTCGGGCCGCTTTTGCCCAGTCTAGTTGGCTGGGATACTCGGTCACTGACAAGATTTCTGTCCAAGACTCTGATGGATTTGAACTGTGTTATAACGCTGCATGTGCGCATATTGCCAACGGCTCCCTTGAGACTGCAGCCGATCTATTGCAGCGTGCAAGTCGATTGTGTGATGCCTCCGATGACTTGACAGATGAGGACAAGCAGGCGGAAATGCGGCCGATTCTTGCACAGCAGGCCTACGTCTTTGCTAAGTTGGGCAAGCTCAGGGAGGCTCTCGATCTCTATAACTCTCTATCAAACGCAAG agaagaagattccGACCTGGCACTAATAATTGGCAACAACCTGGTCACTTTAGAGCCAAAGGACGAGAACCCCTATCTTCTCGAGCGAAGATTCTCGGCCCTGACGGCCAAGGCAAGAAATGCCAAGCTCTTCCAGCACCAGTCTGATATCTTGCGACGCAACCGACTAACCGTGGATTTGCAAATCCTCAAGGGTGCCGGAGTCAAGCGCCGCACCGATGCCCTTCTCACCGAAGCAAAACATCCCACGACAGCTGCCGAAACTAGCATCCTCTCTGTTCTCAACGCTGCTGCGAGCGCACAAGGGACATCTGGGAAGCATCTTCTGAAGAATCTCCAAGGACTGACCCAGAAGAGACCACATGATGTCGGTCTTGTGTTAACCATTGTGCAAATACAGCTCCATGAAGGAAAAGTTGGCTCAGCTCTGTCTATTCTTGAGTCTTTCCTACAGCGTCTCGAAAGAAACGAGACTGATGATTCTCAAAATGCTCGGTTCAGCCCTGGTCTTATTGCACTTACCGTGACCCTTTTGAGGGCACAGGGACGGGAATCCTCGGCAAAGGCTGAACTTGTTAAGGCTGCTACATACTGGCAGTCCCGCCCGGCTAGCTCAGCAATCTCACTCCTCGAAGAGGCTGGCATCGAACTGATGAAGTCATCCAACGCCCAGGATTTGCAACTCGCGGGTACTTCGTTCCAGAAACTAATCGATGAGCGGAAGGGCTCGGACATTGCTGCGGCTGGCCTTGTCGCATCCTTCGCTCCCTCAAGCCCCTCTCGTGTAGAAAAGCACCTCCAGAACCTCCCTCCCGTGGATTCTCTTATCGAGGGCATCGACGTAACAGCTCTCCTCAGCGCTGGCGTTGCGACCGCAGCCAGTAAGACAGGCTCCTCAACTTTGAAGCGCTCGGCTCCTTCGGGACCATCTGAAAAGACAAGCAAGCGACGCAGAAAGACACGCCTTCCCAAGAACTACGTCGAAGGCACCAGACCCGACCCTGAGCGCTGGCTGCCTTTGCGTGACAGAAGCTCGTACCGtcccaagggcaagaagggcaagaagaaggctgtcgATTCAACACAGGGAGGAATcgtgaaggaagaggagactcTGGAGCTCGTAGGCGGAGGAGgtgtcaaggttgagaaggcgCCTCCGccttccaagaagaagaagaagggtagGAAATAG
- a CDS encoding hypothetical protein (EggNog:ENOG41), with protein MAFRRRRGNLSDDTEKRRHTLFEPSASGDLPPPVPSQPDHNDDEGQGPGESSHPQQPRELARESTTSRPEGLPESQTESRPGSRPGSRPDTPPIQEENSKHHRFSVLRFRNASDSQLSLRAKQQSEKPPPVPRPPEIITTAPTNDFNGPKKKPSRIGLTARFRRSTDLPREDVNTNNGTGRQKTLRKSFTDDRRRPTLATLEEPESPRPSTTATTSSPNGTILTPPNRPSESSRSDASSNDRLSHQSSSYQSPETTPKKSGPFFRLRRHKKAPEPLFPFAHLQQQGKAPPGISSASSLGISTTPRPASAQSGRTASGNTNRGDSDLRSGQSPATTLVAPGGVQSGHSSPTRGDLLRGRSSTMSSMGRDSNDDHLLPPTTRTSSSTGRKSFGDLFGLSRLRQNSELSRQGTMTPTTPGSIGSKNNSLQLARDSFVLPERNEDESPAKYLARVEEVASRGIIAATLSKSADPFMASVLRSYMRSFSFFGDPMDMAIRKLLMEAELPKETQQIDRCLQAFANRYHECNPGIYSSPDQAYFIAFSLLILHTDVFNKNNKHKMQKADYLKNTNGEGIFDDILECFYDNITYTPFIHVEDDLDPTSDRYAASHKSRRKPLISSTVNDPAKRAVKEPIDPYTLILDGSLDALRPNLKDAMELEDHYNYLGSATSLNLKDLQKTFFRTGVLQIVSARSRPDAFMTEQTASNPAEAHPGIVDIKVTKVGLLWRKDAKKRKARSPWQEWGAILTGAQLYFFRNTGWVKSLMHQYENHIKAGHDGTPLIFTPPLQEFKPDGLMSTYAAVALHDTAYKKHKNAFVYVRQGGLEEVLLADNEEEMNDWLAKLNYAAAFRTTGVKMRGVIGGNYDGQSRRGLRRLDSADAATLIQTPTGPVSIARSRIDHKMAEDISAARRDVMKQKIAEADEHVQEIQKQLEHQLRNARHLLILAPIQPRTREQLLSAAARISAQLKWTRQDMWKHKCHRDILIQDLEEEHPSSTFTPTKQQSNRLSQRTGSPTPRGNVGRRGSRSTHHSGTEAGPRTPTEPQIAHVPNTAQVTEDVDSPLDQVFTTPPQSATKRRHSSRDLSFVRPEAASTRHGSVSSIAQSPIASLPSTPLAKPPSAQDESNKPPMRKEDDGNHDPDADERDFLEQAGLLEQRPSRDPTDKATVSTGADVPGESGTPTDKGDRSKIRRSLQRTLREGAGHLSHHRGSRKGKEVAGPGEESTQEHQLSRGTGSFVVHGKKASVINFGDGLQNMTHDEKIRARKSSQQQDPPLSPMPSGPEDEDFYSAVGVPVESSERRESIASASTATARSFRELHRKYSTAQAARSTSAGGRLTIPSDTESEVAVSFSDGRRSPLPPMETETDEESDGTGVRRGRSTKKDDLESQDSDSESLQDIEQLPSRPVQPVNA; from the exons ATGGCTTTTCGTCGCCGCCGAGGCAACTTGTCTGATGACACTGAAAAACGCCGACATACCCTCTTCGAACCCAGCGCATCCGGcgatcttcctcctccagttccttctCAGCCCGACCACAACGATGACGAGGGACAAGGACCCGGAGAGTCTTCCCACCCACAGCAACCTCGCGAGTTAGCTCGCGAGTCAACAACTAGCCGTCCTGAAGGTCTCCCCGAGAGTCAAACTGAAAGTCGCCCCGGAAGTCGCCCTGGAAGTCGCCCAGACACCCCTCCTATACAAGAAGAAAACAGCAAACATCATCGCTTCTCCGTCTTGCGTTTCCGAAACGCGAGTGATTCTCAACTGTCTCTACGAGCCAAGCAACAATCCGAGAAGCCGCCGCCTGTTCCGCGAC CACCCGAAATCATTACCACCGCTCCAACAAACGACTTCAATGGACCGAAAAAGAAACCTTCACGCATAGGCCTGACTGCCAGGTTCCGTCGCTCGACGGATTTGCCCCGTGAGGacgtcaacaccaacaatggAACGGGACGCCAGAAGACACTTCGGAAATCCTTCACTGATGACAGACGACGCCCCACGCTCGCTACACTGGAGGAACCTGAATCTCCGCGACCATCGACAACAGCTACAACAAGTAGTCCTAATGGTACAATCTTAACACCTCCAAACCGCCCTTCCGAGTCATCCAGGTCTGATGCTAGCTCCAACGATCGCTTGTCTCACCAGAGTTCGTCCTATCAGAGTCCGGAGACGACACCCAAGAAATCAGGCCCGTTCTTTCGATTGCGACGGCATAAGAAAGCACCAGAGCCTCTCTTTCCATTTGCGCATCTTCAGCAGCAAGGAAAAGCACCCCCAGGCAtctcctcggcttcgtcCCTTGGGATTTCCACCACGCCACGTCCAGCTTCCGCTCAGAGCGGCCGAACAGCTAGCGGAAATACTAACAGAGGAGATTCCGATCTAAGGTCAGGCCAATCACCTGCGACCACTCTGGTGGCACCTGGGGGGGTCCAGTCGGGGCATTCTTCACCCACGAGGGGAGATCTGTTGCGAGGAAGGTCCTCTACTATGAGTTCGATGGGCCGTGACTCCAATGACGATCATCTTCTACCGCCGACGACACGAACGTCGTCCTCTACTGGTCGTAAAAGCTTTGGTGATTTGTTTGGCCTCAGTCGTTTGCGGCAGAATTCGGAACTCAGTCGTCAGGGCACGATGACTCCTACAACCCCCGGGTCCATTGGATCTAAAAACAACTCGCTCCAGCTTGCCAGGGACTCCTTTGTTCTCCCAGAACGCAACGAAGACGAGTCACCAGCCAAATATCTTGCGCGGGTCGAAGAAGTTGCCAGCCGAGGCATCATTGCTGCGACTCTTTCAAAAAGCGCTGACCCATTCATGGCTTCGGTCCTTCGGAGTTACATGCGTAGTTTTAGCTTCTTTGGTGATCCTATGGATATGGCTATTCGAAAACTGCTCATGGAAGCTGAGCTACCTAAGGAAACACAGCAGATCGACCGTTGCTTACAAGCGTTTGCCAACCGCTACCATGAGTGTAACCCAGGCATTTACTCATCGCCTGATCAGGCGTACTTCATTGCTTTCTCCCTACTCATTCTACATACCGACGTCTTCAACAAGAATAACAAGCACAAAATGCAAAAAGCTGATTACCTGAAGAACACAAACGGAGAGGGCATATTTGACGACATTCTGGAATGTTTTTATGACAACATAACTTATACCCCTTTCATTCACGTTGAGGATGATTTAGACCCTACAAGCGACCGCTATGCTGCTTCACATAAATCTCGACGAAAACCTCTGATCTCTTCTACAGTAAACGACCCCGCAAAAAGAGCTGTCAAGGAGCCTATCGATCCCTATACCCTGATCTTGGACGGAAGCCTTGATGCTCTGAGACCAAACTTGAAGGATGCCATGGAGCTGGAGGATCACTACAATTACCTCGGCTCTGCGACTAGTCTGAACTTGAAGGACTTACAGAAAACGTTTTTTAGAACAGGTGTACTGCAGATCGTGTCTGCCCGGTCTCGACCTGACGCTTTCATGACGGAACAGACAGCTAGCAACCCGGCCGAAGCACATCCCGGTATCGTCGACATCAAGGTCACCAAGGTTGGATTACTTTGGCGGAAAGATGCGAAGAAACGCAAGGCAAGGTCTCCGTGGCAGGAATGGGGCGCCATTCTTACTGGGGCGCAGCTCTACTTCTTCCGCAATACAGGCTGGGTGAAGTCTTTAATGCATCAGTATGAGAACCACATCAAGGCGGGACATGACGGAACACCGTTGATCTTCACACCCCCGCTTCAAGAGTTCAAACCAGATGGTCTCATGTCAACTTATGCTGCCGTGGCCCTCCATGATACGGCGTATAAGAAGCACAAGAACGCTTTCGTCTATGTGCGGCAGGGTGGTCTAGAAGAAGTGCTATTGGCAgataatgaagaagaaatgaaCGACTGGCTCGCCAAACTCAATTATGCTGCCGCCTTCCGGACTACGGGCGTTAAGATGCGTGGTGTCATCGGAGGCAACTATGACGGACAGAGTCGTCGTGGTTTACGTCGACTGGATAGCGCTGATGCTGCCACCCTCATCCAGACACCAACCGGACCAGTGTCTATCGCGAGGAGTCGAATAGACCATAAAATGGCCGAAGATATCTCGGCTGCTCGAAGAGACgtgatgaagcagaagattgctgaagctgatgagcatGTGCAAGAGATTCAGAAACAGCTGGAACACCAGCTCAGGAACGCACGCCACCTGCTAATCCTTGCGCCCATCCAGCCAAGAACGAGGGAACAGCTTTTATCTGCTGCTGCGCGGATATCTGCTCAGCTCAAGTGGACGCGCCAAGATATGTGGAAACACAAATGCCACCGTGATATCTTGATACAGGATCTCGAAGAAGAACACCCATCCTCGACCTTTACTCCTACCAAGCAACAGTCAAACCGACTTTCACAGAGAACAGGGTCGCCTACGCCACGGGGCAACGTGGGTCGTAGAGGATCGCGGTCAACGCATCATTCTGGAACCGAGGCCGGCCCAAGAACACCCACCGAGCCGCAGATCGCCCACGTCCCTAACACAGCCCAAGTCACAGAGGATGTCGATTCACCTCTGGATCAGGTTTTCACAACACCTCCCCAGAGTGCGACTAAACGCCGGCATAGTTCACGCGATCTCTCCTTTGTTCGACCAGAAGCTGCTAGCACGAGACACGGGTCAGTATCTAGTATCGCCCAGTCTCCCATAGCATCCCTCCCTTCCACACCGCTAGCTAAACCCCCTTCGGCCCAAGATGAAAGCAACAAGCCACCGATGCGCAAGGAGGACGACGGAAACCATGATCCTGACGCCGATGAACGAGACTTCCTGGAGCAGGCCGGCCTACTTGAGCAACGACCCAGCCGTGACCCTACAGACAAAGCCACTGTTTCCACAGGTGCTGATGTACCTGGGGAGTCTGGGACACCTACAGACAAGGGTGACAGGAGTAAAATTCGCCGCAGTCTCCAACGCACTCTTCGAGAGGGCGCTGGACATCTCTCGCACCACCGCGGCAGCCGAAAGGGCAAGGAGGTCGCTGGGCCAGGGGAAGAATCGACCCAAGAGCACCAACTTTCCAGAGGCACAGGGAGCTTCGTGGTGCATGGCAAGAAGGCATCAGTCATTAACTTTGGTGATGGCCTGCAGAACATGACCCATGATGAGAAAATCCGTGCTCGAAAGTCCTCCCAGCAGCAAGATCCTCCACTGTCGCCAATGCCTAGTGGaccagaggatgaagacttCTATTCTGCCGTTGGTGTGCCGGTGGAGTCGAGTGAGCGTAGAGAATCCATTGCAAGCGCAAGCACTGCAACCGCACGAAGCTTCCGCGAACTACATAGGAAGTATTCGACCGCCCAAGCAGCTAGAAGCACATCAGCTGGCGGTAGGTTAACAATACCGTCGGACACGGAGAGCGAAGTTGCAGTCAGCTTCTCAGATGGGCGCCGCAGTCCCCTGCCTCCAATGGAGACAGAGACGGACGAGGAGTCAGACGGTACTGGTGTAAGGAGAGGCCGAAGCACCAAGAAGGACGATCTCGAAAGTCAAGACTCGGATTCTGAGTCGCTTCAGGATATAGAGCAGCTTCCGAGCCGGCCCGTGCAGCCCGTTAACGCCTGA
- a CDS encoding hypothetical protein (EggNog:ENOG41): MDLAITLIKSVARAFYETRDILVIDALILHEALRDDDLAYLMSTNTKELHKICGKLREDRFLVVHTRSELREGNPRPSNKTWYYIDYRATIDAIKWRVYTIDKEVQGTTQVASEKKEYFCSFCKAEWTAMEVLDNVGPEGFLCHRCSHVLTFEADRTSTGHEQSTRLNDQFKFISELLPKIDAVHIPECDFDRAFAKARPVKRDETHQRAQTTAVDSGANRPMAVKGLTNTGPQSIAVNISTSDGPTEAEKAAEQARKEQIAKQNALPSWMSNSTVTGESFSASAAPGTASIVKKESSKDAGPAAPAVANAQIDDIFEKLKAEIAQERSDEEEDDDEEEEEDLFEDVPAAKKVKLAGPDTEEQKEDEDSEEIEFEDV; the protein is encoded by the exons atggatcTCGCAATCACACTTATCAAGTCCGTTGCGCGGGCGTTTTACGAAACCCGTGACATACTAGTGATCGATGCGCTTATTCTACATGAGGC GCTTCGAGACGATGACTTGGCCTACTTGATGTCTACCAACACAAAGGAACTCCACAAGATATGCGGAAAGCTACGCGAGGATCGATTCTTGGTGGT ACACACACGATCAGAACTCCGAGAAGGCaacccaagaccaagcaacAAAACATGGTATTACATCGACTACCGAGCCACAATAGACGCCATCAAATGGCGCGTTTACACTATCGATAAAGAAGTACAGGGTACTACGCAAGTCGCGAGCGAGAAAAAAGAGTACTTTTGCTCATTTTGCAAAGCAGAATGGACGGCGATGGAGGTTCTGGACAACGTTGGCCCGGAAGGGTTCTTATGCCACCGCTGCTCTCATGTTCTGACCTTTGAGGCCGACCGGACATCGACTGGGCACGAGCAGTCAACGCGACTCAATGACCAGTTCAAATTCATTAGTGAACTGCTTCCCAAGATCGACGCCGTCCACATTCCTGAATGCGATTTCGATCGCGCATTTGCCAAAGCACGCCCGGTGAAGCGCGACGAAACACACCAGCGCGCTCAGACTACTGCAGTAGACTCTGGCGCGAACCGACCTATGGCGGTCAAGGGCTTGACCAACACAGGGCCGCAATCGATTGCAGTTaacatctcaacatcagatGGCCCTACAGAAGCCGAGAAGGCGGCAGAGCAGGCGCGCAAGGAGCAGATAGCGAAGCAAAATGCTCTTCCATCGTGGATGTCCAATAGTACAGTCACTGGGGagtccttctcagcaagcgCTGCTCCTGGCACTGCATCAATCGTCAAGAAGGAGTCCAGCAAAGATGCTGGCCCAGCAGCACCGGCCGTGGCCAATGCTCAAATAGACGACATatttgagaagctcaaggcggAGATAGCACAAGAAAGatcagatgaggaagaggacgacgacgaagaagaagaagaagacttaTTCGAAGATGTCCCTGCCGCCAAAAAAGTGAAACTGGCTGGACCAGATACTGAAGAGCaaaaagaagacgaagacagcGAGGAGATAGAGTTCGAAGACGTTTAA
- a CDS encoding hypothetical protein (EggNog:ENOG41), which yields MSPSPSRSPPPASTPQPDESQLPKGQCRYILMIPELKGQRCGCMGFDHNKSLPGATCNCGHLSCFHVANADTPTPSTNKSEIDAIQQRVRALEELATPRDRDRLSHVVRRISELEETVEKNKDEIDTELKGSYRNASAAWALVTQLQQQIKCLEQALRSQGEQLARTGSEVDDLRNRQLELLDSDECLEERIEKLESAEPLLSPPQDPDPSGATVNTFHLSPITTVPSQLPLNSTHKLSIKPTASTQPPRSWTVHVSLMPSKDTPFPFEKDTTSYKRCLSRGLHRMLAVEGDDAKSVTEAVSRAFEPLLKGRPWVPLQAKLCDAERLQGLPMLRPLEARLVHGPYDRAFLKQHCAVLDASGKMDSLYIAMEHDSLSWNFLKRSPVYLDGLESAWERDSVLDKKDEQDPLSRDHGDEGDESPPAGNIVGALTGLKRSMSEISCSSLDDTELPLAKLPRTCKTSQLEMRRGVETAR from the coding sequence AtgtcaccctcaccctctcGCTCTCCCCCACCGGCCTCGACGCCGCAGCCCGACGAGTCTCAGCTACCAAAGGGTCAATGTCGGTATATCCTCATGATACCTGAGCTCAAGGGTCAGCGGTGCGGCTGCATGGGGTTCGATCACAACAAATCTTTGCCAGGCGCCACTTGCAACTGTGGTCATCTATCCTGCTTTCATGTTGCCAATGCCGATACCCCAACACCAAGCACTAACAAGTCCGAGATCGATGCGATTCAACAGCGAGTACGAGCCTTGGAAGAACTCGCAACCCCACGAGACCGTGATCGACTTTCCCATGTTGTTCGTCGCATCAGCGAGCTGGAAGAGACGGTCGAGAAGAATAAGGACGAAATCGACACTGAACTCAAAGGCTCATACCGCAACGCATCTGCTGCATGGGCGCTTGTTACACAATTGCAGCAACAGATTAAATGCTTGGAACAAGCCCTTCGATCACAAGGCGAACAGCTGGCAAGGACAGGGAGCGAAGTGGACGATTTGCGCAATCGTCAACTTGAGCTGCTAGATAGTGACGAGTGCTTGGAAGAGAGGATCGAAAAGTTGGAGAGTGCCGAGCCTTTGTTGTCGCCTCCCCAAGACCCAGATCCAAGCGGTGCCACCGTCAATACCTTTCATCTATCGCCCATAACCACTGTCCCCTCACAGCTGCCGTTAAACTCAACACACAAATTGTCGATAAAGCCTACCGCATCAACCCAACCCCCAAGGTCATGGACAGTGCATGTGTCCTTGATGCCATCCAAGGACACGCCCTTCCCATTTGAAAAGGATACAACCTCATACAAGAGATGCTTATCCCGTGGACTTCATCGTATGCTCGCAGTGGAAGGAGATGATGCCAAGTCTGTCACAGAGGCTGTATCACGAGCATTTGAACCTCTACTCAAAGGACGGCCGTGGGTTCCATTGCAAGCAAAGCTTTGCGATGCTGAGCGTCTACAAGGCTTGCCAATGTTAAGGCCCCTGGAGGCCAGGCTCGTCCACGGTCCGTACGACCGTGCGTTCCTCAAACAACACTGCGCCGTGCTGGATGCTAGTGGCAAGATGGACTCATTATACATTGCAATGGAGCATGACTCCTTATCCTGGAACTTCTTGAAGAGGTCCCCGGTCTACCTGGACGGGCTAGAGTCCGCATGGGAGCGCGATAGCGTACTCGACAAAAAGGACGAGCAAGACCCGTTGTCCAGGGATCACGGCGATGAGGGTGATGAGTCACCGCCCGCCGGCAACATCGTTGGAGCTTTGACAGGTCTGAAGCGTAGCATGTCTGAGATTTCATGCTCGTCTCTCGATGACACCGAATTACCGTTGGCCAAGTTGCCACGAACATGCAAGACATCTCAACTCGAGATGCGGCGCGGCGTAGAAACTGCAAGGTGA
- a CDS encoding hypothetical protein (EggNog:ENOG41), whose amino-acid sequence MSLVLELPAGYGFVLVAATSTFFINTLHALLTSKARKRSGIKYPVAYASNELAEKDAEAFKFNCAQRSHANFTENQISFLGALLISGLRFPVASAVLGAGWAFSRVFYAIGYSAGGRKGRMGGSIGSFLCDTSLKCMAAYTSIMLALGN is encoded by the exons ATGTCTCTCGTCCTGGAGCTCCCCGCTGGATACGG CTTCGTCCTCGTGGCCGCCACATCcaccttcttcatcaacactctCCATGCTCTCCTCACTAGCAAGGCTCGCAAGCGAAGTGGTATCAAGTATCCCGTCGCCTACGCTTCCAACGAGCTCGCCGAGAAGGACGCCGAGGCCTTCAAGTTCAACTGCG CCCAGCGCTCGCACGCCAACTTCACCGAGAACCAGATTTCTTTCCTTGGTGCTCTTCTGATCTCTGGTCTCCGTTTCCCCGTTGCCTCTGCCGTTCTTGGAGCTGGCTGGGCCTTCTCTCGTGTATTCTACGCCATTGGCTACTCTGCTGGTGGCCGCAAGGGACGCATGGG TGGCTCAATCGGTTCTTTCCTCTGCGATACGTCGCTCAAGTGTATGGCCGCCTATACCTCCATCATGCTTGCCCTAGGCAACTAA